The region GGGACGATGTGTTCACGCccgtaggtagacagggagacggttcaGACTCATAGGCTGCATTCTCAACGAATGTACTGAGGCACTCCACTTGTTTCAGAGTTGCAGTCCAGTTGGTATGATCTTTTTGTGTACGgatgggtacggcggggtcctgtctcgtgcttattatgttatgtactccagtagaggctcgtagacagatatgcacagttagatattgtatgaccttctcggtccttattttgttgtttcatcgtttgatagccttgccggcatGTATACTTGGATCAGcttgatgatgtatgtatattatcttttgggcttATGTCCCTTAcagttatgatatttatgagttagcatgatggcccactcaggtatggaTATGAGATGTATGTATGTCTGTATGTGGTGCCCGACAGGTTATGGCCACCTGCCGgtcatggcccttcggttgggtcgtgacagaatatCTGTCGCTTTTTTGAACTCCCTCAACCACTTCGCCAACCTCTACTCTTGTTTTTAGAGTATTCAAAACctatacagtcagacctctctataatgaCACCCGCATATAACAATACCTCTCTATAATAGTCAATTTTTTTCGGAACCGAttctttatgttatattttaattCTCTATAAGCGCATTTCACCTATAACAACAACAGtcaactttataacagtacctttttgtaaaattaccccccatataacaactatcttctttttttggtaatataataattaaccatctttataaaaatagaatatctatgattaccaataatcaGTGTAgggattttgaccaaatatttgatcatttaatacactattacaacaaaataatattatatgaatatatatatatatatatatatatatatatatatatattcatcattaaacgattttatataaagtgtgattaagcttagaatatggcaattaaaaatgaaaattagattttatgcatattttttgcctataacagcgaaatattatttaaacgCCAATGCTGTTATAGGTATATAACAACCGTTCTCTATAACAACTGAAAATTTTCGGACCCAACGAtgctattatagagaggtttgactatatttgcatataataaataaaaacattACCTTAATATgtacaatgtaattttttacCGAGGGGTTCGGGTGAACAACCTCACCCCCTCCCAGATTCGCCTTGCACACGCTCTGAAGAATTATTAGTTAGAAGGGATATTTGACctactttacccttatttatgtcaAGTTATAATCTTTCTCTAttaaatgtttattttatttatttgtcatctgcattaatgacaaaattataagataaaatggagaaaaaataattaattatgccttgaacttctaaatgataaataatttgaaacaactatttttagtaaccaggacaaataatttgagacggagggaatataattgttttacctttttctttttttggtcaaaCTAAACCAGGGTATATAGTGTTGTGTATACTGTATTTCCTTTACTTTCTTTACGCGCAAGTTTCCATTTATAAGATTCAAACCCACTTAGGAAATAATACCATAAATAGAACTAACGGCAATATCAGCAAATCCGAAACCAAAACGAACTCGGAATACAACTTACACTTATTAATTTCCCAATTGAACTAGCAAAACAATTTATTAATTTCCCAAATGCACTAGGAAATATGGGCAGGCTATCTCTATATATAAGTTCAGTGTCAGTGGAATTTATTCTACATTGTTTTCTGCTTCTCGTGTTATTTTCAAGAACTCAAAGAAATCCCAACATcatttttgtttaatttgttCTCTTTAGTGTTATTGATCGATCAAAGCAACAATGAGTAACTCACATACTCATTCTTCTCCAGATTATCGCCATTATCCACGTTCGCAACAAGCCTATCGGCGAATACGTAGCCTTCGAATTACATTTAGTGGCCCCTATGTTTATTCTTCTGGTAGACAACATCACACATCCGTTGATCATCCATCCTCTCCTGTTCGTCTACGTGACGATGAACCATAGTTTCAAGGCAGCAAGGCGCAATTACTCTACAAAACAATCTACCCGTGGCGTCTACTGGTGTTCACAGTGATTTGATTAGGATTTTGCATCGTCGTCTATTTAATGACTCTCTGGATGATGATCTTGAGGATGACATGGATGATCAAACGGAGAATGAGGAGGATGACATGGATAATCAAGCGGAGAATGAGGCGGATGATCAAAAGGAGAATGAGGAGGAAGTTATATTGGAgtattttaaaacaagaattcatCGTGTTGCTGCGTCTAAAGAAGGAGTAAATAATCCCGCAGAAACTGTAGAAGTTGTTGATAGAGGACCTGCAGATATTAGTGCAATATGTCAAGCGGAATTTGAACACGAAGAGATCATTGGGACACTTCGATGCGGACACGAATATCATACGGACTGCATCAAACAGTGGTTGTTGAGGAAGAAAGATTGTCCCATGTGTAGAGCTTCAGTTTTTCCCTTCACAAAAACTTGAAAAGCATGTCATAAGATAGTATTTAGAGATTATTTTACTCTGTAATTCTTTTGTATTAATCTGAAGTTTTCTTTCTCTAAATTCGCTAGACCTATACTTGTTTGTGTATATTTTAGTCTCATCTCATTAAACTGAGTAAGACAAGTTGTTTTTAAGTTGTGGATGTCGTGCACTGTACGTCTTTGATGCATACAAGAACACTTTTTTACCTGTCCTAAATATTGTTAAGAGACAAGAAGTTATGTATGGCAATAATCTGTCTTTTCCACAATTGTTGTAATGTCATTATACTGATGCTTAAATTTTTTCTAATGTTAGCAGCCTCAGGCAGCAGTTTTGCCACGAACAAAACAATTGAGCCACAAACTAACGCAAACATAAAGAATACACCTGTTAGTCCAATTAATTAAACAAGAAGGAACATTAATAACAGGAAAAGTGATAGTATAAGAAAGCTGAGCAGTACATAAGATAATAGATCTTTTATCTGCTGATAGATCTCCTCTGAAACAAGAAACTAAAAGTATAGGTAACAATCGAGGAGCTACATTATGAACCTCATAAAGTTACAATAGTTTGTTGCTTTACAATAAGTGAATGAGATAATCGTTCGGGTTGAATTCATAAGTCCAGAAATCTAGACTTGGACATCTGCTGAATGGTTTCCATGTAGTCCTTGacgaaaaaaatacaaaaatcagaaaatcaaCCGGTTGAGTAGTTACTTTGATTTCATCAGCTTCTTGTGAAGCACCAGAGTTGAGTAGTCTAATAATTGTTTTTTTATCACCAACCGAACACTAGAAAATTCCAGTTGCAATCCCTGTTAACTCTTTCCAGTTGTGGAAAGGGGTCGTTTGTACTTCCTCTGAGTTATGACTAGCATGGATAATGAATATATTTCCAACTGCAAAAAGTATCATATCCTTTGACATGACTAGTAGTCATCAGCGCTGCAGCATATTAAATGTTATTTGCTTTTGTTGGATACACGCTAATTCCGAAATTGTTATATTCCTCTGAATTATGAATCAGATAGTACATTCCTCGCTGCAGACAATATGGTCATCTGAGTTATGTTGTATCGTAGGGAGGCTTTCCACAATATTTGCAAAGGTGTCTGCCTAACATTCCGCTTTTCTACTACTTAACAGTTAAGCCTACATATATCTGTTGATACTCATATGATACCAGACCTCTGTGAAGTCCCGGTACGTACATGTTAAAACTAATTTAACTTACAAGAATTGGTCCATGGCTCGTGCCTCTTTGGTGCATCCACTATAAATTTGACAATTATTATTTCAGTGTTGCTTGCTTAAACCTTGAAGTCATGTAATTGGTTATGATAACTAACCTTTCTGTCTATTGGAAGGTTATTTCAAAATTTAGCCTAAAACATGTTTTTCCTACTTATTTAAAGAACTAGCACGTGTATTCAATACtaaataatacaaatatttTACACATAATGGTGAGCCTATTCGGCCAATATTTATTGTCATTGCAAAGCATAATCATTCTAAAAAATTGCCATCACATGAATTTGAAATATTCGAACGACTTCAATTATGCAATTCTTATAATATATCAAGTATTCAACTTGACAGTAATTCCTATTTGTATATGTTAACAACACCTAATTTAAATGTGTATTTGAGCAATATCGGCTATATGGTTGCAAATGATTTGCATCTtaaaagttttccttatttttaaaaattgtagCCTCCTCCgtgtgccctttttttttttttttaattcaaaattatgAGTCATTTCATCTGTGAATTCAACCCAAAGAAAAATAtagttaaattatataaaagacATTATTCGAAACCAGTGCACATAGTTTCAACCAAGAATATATGTTTAAGCTTGCCAAAATGTAAACAACAAGAAGAAACAGAACAAAGTTGTGGATTCTAAAAACATATAAATCCACAATCGATCGGACATTCTGACCGAAAGTTAATATATACACATTAACTTATAAACATAACATATGATCAGAACCCAAATGAAACATTAATATTAGTAAATGAAGATACACTATTATATTCAGTAATTGATACAACGTTTTAAGAgaagaaattgagaaaaaaaaactgTGACATGTTGCAGAATGAAGTGccgcaagaaaaaaaaaatcatcgaATTTTTAGGAGAGAAGAGAATCTTTGACAGAAGCAGTAGAAATCTGATGATGATCTTATATAGGGATTAgataattttatataataaaattgaGAATGTGAATAGTTGGAATAATTATCCCACTACCGTGGAAGATGGAAAGAAGCAAAACTGATTTGGAGTTAAATACATAATAATTACGGAAATTCAAAGCTGAAAATCAGTTTCTTTTTTTGCTCAAGGATAAAGTTGCCTCTCAACTGTGCATTATTATAGTGATAATTAGGGGTATTTATTAGGcaaattatttaatataaaaaattcttttttaagaGAATATACGGGaaattatacattttattttCGTAATctaacttttaacttttctatTATCGGCCTATTTTAACCACTTTTAAAAAGGAGGCTTAAAACTTTTAATACACCGGAAAAGGTAAATATACCCTTGAACTATTAGTTAAAAGGGGTTAAATATCTAACTGTGTACAATTTATACTTATCGTTATCTTTCGGAAAGCCATACTTTTAAATTGCAGAATATCACTTGTCAATATATTTTGGATGCTGCCATAATGATAAATATAATTGTTTGAAATTAAAGAAGCATAGGAAAGTTCTTTACACATGTTTTTGTTGTTAACGGAGGACGAATCGCGATATATCATTATATTATTGGcctattttaaatatttttgaattaattaaaaagtgaGGCAAATTCCAATGACGCTGCCGCCTCCATCGCCACTGCTGCCGACGTCACCGGCGCTAGTCAAAAACATATTCACCAACACCACGCCAACCTCCTCCGCCGTCATCTTCCGTCGCCATCGCCGGCACTAGCTAACCATTTATGCTCTGGCGATACCGGCTGCCCTAACTGTGTACAATTTAGTACTTAATTACCAATTAGGTTATGTTATCGTTCTCCCTATATGAAAAGATCGGAAAGCCATACTTTTAAGTATTGCAGAATATTTCTTGTCACGAGTAGCATGAGTTTTTGCACAAGGATGCTGCCATAATGATAATCAAGGTTTGACAATAGAATAATTGTTTGAAATTAAAGAAGCATAGGAAAGTTCTTTACACATGCTGATAAGGAGCTTTGTTGTTAATGCATGGTGTAATAGAGGAAGACGAATCCCACTTCAGGGATATATCAGAGTTGTCTTAGGTGTTTTGGCTTGGTGCTTTGCTTTCTCTATGGAAGGTGGAGGCGGAGGAGGGTGGCATGGTGGTGGTGAATATGTTTTTCACTAGCGCCGCCGCCGGCTGAAGGTGGCGTCAGCGGCGGAAGGTGGCGATGGCGGCGTTGATGGAGCTTgcctcaatttttaattaatttgaaaataattaaaataggcTAATAATATGATGACACGTGTTCTCCGTTAAattgaagggtatatttgtgccCAAAATATATTGTACTAAGAGGATATTTAATCCTAACATTTAGCATACACTAATATATAACGAATTGAAAGGGCTTTATTTAATTTAGATATTTACCTTGATGAGATAACCCTCTCTCTGATATttaaatctctctctctttccaatagttcaggggtatatttggcccttttccgtttaatatattatgatgatgatatgatatgatgattatgattatgatgattGGTGGCTGAATACTGGAAGCTATTATGAATGGGAATTGGAGCTGGATTTCGTTGTTATGAGGTAGCTTTGCAAATTTTCCAACGCATTTCTCATCATTCCTCTTTGATTAGAAATACAATCAATAAAGCAGTCACCCATGTATCAGAAATAACACCTAAGAATATCCTAGGTGGATCTACCACTGCTGTTACGGTAAGTGAAATGATGCACATCGCCAAGTTGGATTAGTGAATCCAAACCGATTTACACAGTGAAATTAATTAGATTGCTGAACTTGCAGTCTTTAGTACTATCTTGTGCCTTTACCATGATGTTCTTAGTTACAATTTTTATGTGGTTTGAGGAAATTGTTTCTTTATTGCTTTACATATTCTCCTAGGTGTTCAATAAGGTTCAACAAGATTTTCATTCTTTAGCTAAGTTAAGGGGAACTTTCCTATGTCTAAGAGGGGATTAACTCTGGGGTTTCTCAAGAAGCATATGAAATCGTAACTAATACTCAACCATTTGAATAAAGAGAATCATTCTGTCAGCGTAGCTATCAGTGTAGTTTCTGATTTTGCTTTGTTTCCGTGGACTACAAAGAGACCATTCAGTAGCTGTCCATGCCCAGATTTCTGGACTTGCACAGGAAAATTAGCTCATTCACTTATCTTAATTAAGCAGCAGCTTGAACTTCTTACTTGTATTTATATGCTACAATGTAGTTGTTAAGTTGGAATTGGTCTATTAATATGCTTCTGGTACTCTCTCTGACCTTCATAGTGTGCCCGGATTGGTTTAGATCCTGAATTGTGACCTATGATCAACTGGGCAATTGTTATGTTGTTTGGTAGCTGGTTCGAGATCATctcactttttcttttcttttaattgttCTCTTCTATTTGATTGATTGGACTAACTCTTCTATTTGATTGATTGGACTAAAGCTGCAGATTTTAGCAGTTGTATTCTTTATGTTTACATTTGTTTGTGCCTCAATTGTTTTGTTCGTCCCAAAACTGGCGCATCAGGCTAAGAGGTGAACATTAGAGGAATTCAAGCATTAATGACATTACTACAGTTGTGTAAAAGACAGATTATTACCATACAGATTTTGTCTAATTTGTAtatgatatttggcacaaatatctagatTTAGTCTCATTTGCACTTTACTTCTTAGCACTTTAATCGCAGTTTTTACTGTAAATTGTTGTATATGAGCTTATGTTGGTATGCTTGTATGAATAGGTACAACAAGGATCAATGGAGGGTATTCCGTATTTGTAAACTTAGTTTAGCATTTTTGATTGATTCCAAGGCTCGGCACGTTGGCAAGATGAACGTTGGGAAGGAAGTTCCGGCACTTGAAGGCGAAAATCTAAccaatattcttttttaaaatcataataGATAAGGCCGTCTTATTTTCGTTTAAGTTTGTTTTTgctaatattatttttctttaaacaCGATATTTTGTTTACGCACAAAAATCCCATCTCTCGAATCTCGGATAATTAAAACCATGCGTTGGCCATGCACCGCACAAGCAAAACACAAAGAAGGTCATGCGCTGGCCATGCGACGTATAGCCAACGCACAAGCGGCGTCAGTAATCCTATTTTGATCGGGATTGGGCCAACTTATCTCATATTTTGCCCTAGCTTATAAATAGTCGTTTTAAACATTACAGAGGCGGCTTGGACGATTTTTGAGACTTGTGAAACTCTTTCTAGGTTTTATTcctcttctattatttttctttacattgAAACCCTATGATATTCATGAATTCTAGCTTCCATTCTCGAATCATGTGTAACCAAACACCTAAATTCTGGGGTTGTGTTTTAGCCATGAATATTGACGTTTGACAAGTATTTTAATCTTAGTAGCTTGTTCGTATGCAATTGTTTCTTTACTTCTGTGCTTAATTGCTTGATTGTCTGCGCAATGCTTGAGTTCTATTTACTAATTGATATACGTGCTTGGGAAAGACGTTGTTAGTTTAGAGAAGGAGTAAAGAGATTGTGATCTGTTTATCCCTAAAGTTGGGCTAGGATTTGTGACTAGAATAGGAATATACTTTGTTACCGCAATCAATTACTTATCGTGCTTTTAGTGCGTTCTTGATAAGTCAAGATGTTATAGACTCATTCGTGGGTAAGGTTTATGCAAGGCGGGGCCCTCAAGTTGAGAAAGATAGTAACGTCAAAGAGGATAAGGAGATCGAGGCGCATTTTATTCGCATTAAAATAAGCGACGCTTAGTTTTACTAGAATTCTTATAAATAGGCAGTAGTTTAGTTTTACTAGAATTCTTATCTGAATAGATTTTCTATGTTAGTAGATTCCTAGATTTTCTTAATATCTTGTAATAGGGTTCTCTATTTAAAGACAGAtggaataaaagaaaagagagaatttCTATCAATAAAACAAGAGGTCTGGACTCTCTCTAACGAGTCCTAAGGTTATAGGCTCCCTTCTAACGAGCTTATTTGTTTCCTTTAGCAAAATAGGTCGTTCACCAAATAAAAACAAGGGAAAGGATCTGTTAAGCATAGACTTTTTAGTGAATCGCCCTGT is a window of Lycium ferocissimum isolate CSIRO_LF1 chromosome 12, AGI_CSIRO_Lferr_CH_V1, whole genome shotgun sequence DNA encoding:
- the LOC132039519 gene encoding probable E3 ubiquitin-protein ligase ZFP1, with the protein product MISRQQGAITLQNNLPVASTGVHSDLIRILHRRLFNDSLDDDLEDDMDDQTENEEDDMDNQAENEADDQKENEEEVILEYFKTRIHRVAASKEGVNNPAETVEVVDRGPADISAICQAEFEHEEIIGTLRCGHEYHTDCIKQWLLRKKDCPMCRASVFPFTKT